In a genomic window of Curtobacterium sp. MCBD17_035:
- a CDS encoding aspartate kinase produces the protein MALIVQKFGGSSVADAESIKRVAKRIVQTKKAGNDVVVAVSAMGDTTDELLDLASQVTPLPSGRELDMLLTAGERISMALLAMAIKSLGVEASSYTGSQAGMLTDAQHGRARIVDVTPKRVREALDAGHVAIVAGFQGFNRTTGEITTLGRGGSDTTAVALAAALGADVCEIYTDVDGIFSADPRVVPKARKIDRITSEEMLELAAAGAKVLYIRAVEYARRHGVTLHVRSSFNNTEGTIVYNPAEGESVEEPIITGIAGDLSEGKITVVGVPDQPGKAAEIFTTVARAGANIDMIVQNVSAAATGRTDISFTLPKSQGSGVLTALEASKASIGYETVQYDDQIGKLALVGAGMRTNAGVSAQLFRALHEASINIEMISTSEIRISVVTRADTLNEAMRVVHSAFGLDADVEAVVYAGTGR, from the coding sequence GTGGCATTGATCGTGCAGAAGTTCGGTGGGTCGTCCGTCGCGGACGCCGAGAGCATCAAGCGCGTGGCCAAGCGGATCGTCCAGACGAAGAAGGCCGGCAACGACGTCGTCGTGGCCGTCTCCGCGATGGGCGACACGACGGACGAGCTCCTCGACCTCGCGAGCCAGGTCACCCCGTTGCCGTCCGGTCGCGAGCTGGACATGCTCCTCACCGCGGGCGAGCGGATCTCGATGGCGCTGCTCGCGATGGCGATCAAGAGCCTCGGGGTCGAAGCCAGCTCGTACACCGGCAGCCAGGCGGGCATGCTGACCGACGCCCAGCACGGCCGTGCCCGGATCGTCGACGTCACCCCGAAGCGCGTCCGTGAGGCCCTCGACGCCGGGCACGTGGCGATCGTCGCGGGGTTCCAGGGCTTCAACCGCACGACGGGTGAGATCACCACCCTCGGCCGCGGTGGCTCCGACACGACCGCCGTCGCCCTGGCCGCTGCCCTCGGTGCTGACGTGTGCGAGATCTACACCGACGTCGACGGCATCTTCAGCGCCGACCCGCGGGTCGTCCCGAAGGCGCGCAAGATCGACCGCATCACGAGCGAGGAGATGCTGGAGCTCGCGGCCGCGGGCGCCAAGGTCCTCTACATCCGCGCCGTCGAGTACGCCCGGCGGCACGGCGTCACCCTGCACGTCCGGTCCTCGTTCAACAACACCGAGGGCACCATCGTCTACAACCCTGCCGAGGGGGAGTCCGTGGAAGAACCGATCATCACCGGCATCGCTGGCGACCTCTCCGAGGGCAAGATCACGGTGGTCGGCGTGCCCGACCAGCCGGGCAAGGCGGCCGAGATCTTCACGACCGTCGCCCGGGCCGGCGCGAACATCGACATGATCGTGCAGAACGTCTCCGCCGCGGCGACCGGCCGCACCGACATCTCGTTCACGCTGCCGAAGTCGCAGGGCTCCGGGGTCCTCACCGCGCTCGAGGCCTCGAAGGCGAGCATCGGCTACGAGACCGTGCAGTACGACGACCAGATCGGCAAGCTCGCCCTGGTCGGTGCCGGCATGCGGACGAACGCCGGGGTGTCGGCGCAGCTGTTCCGTGCGCTCCACGAGGCCTCGATCAACATCGAGATGATCTCGACGAGCGAGATCCGGATCTCGGTCGTCACGCGGGCCGACACCCTGAACGAGGCGATGCGCGTCGTCCACTCGGCGTTCGGTCTCGACGCCGACGTCGAAGCCGTCGTCTACGCCGGCACCGGCCGGTAG
- the recR gene encoding recombination mediator RecR, whose protein sequence is MYDGIVQDIIDEFGRLPGIGPKSAQRIAFHILQTESFDPTRLAELLMAVKEKVRFCEVCGNVTETERCSICRDPRRSPAVICVVEEAKDVAAIERTREFRGLYHVLGGAISPIDGVGPDDLRIQGLLTRLADGTVDEVIIATDPNLEGEATATYLSRLLVPMGVRTTRLASGLPVGGDLEYADEVTLGRAFEGRRLVGG, encoded by the coding sequence ATGTACGACGGCATCGTCCAGGACATCATCGACGAGTTCGGCCGTCTGCCGGGGATCGGTCCGAAGTCCGCGCAGCGGATCGCGTTCCACATCCTGCAGACCGAGTCGTTCGACCCGACGCGCCTCGCGGAACTCCTCATGGCGGTCAAGGAGAAGGTCCGCTTCTGCGAGGTCTGCGGGAATGTGACCGAGACAGAACGCTGCAGCATCTGCCGCGATCCCCGCCGCTCGCCCGCGGTCATCTGCGTGGTCGAGGAGGCCAAGGACGTCGCCGCGATCGAGCGGACCCGTGAGTTCCGCGGGCTGTACCACGTGCTCGGCGGCGCGATCAGCCCGATCGACGGCGTCGGCCCCGACGACCTCCGCATCCAGGGTCTGCTGACGCGGCTCGCGGACGGCACCGTGGACGAGGTCATCATCGCGACCGATCCGAACCTCGAGGGCGAGGCGACGGCCACCTACCTCAGCCGGCTCCTCGTGCCGATGGGGGTCCGGACGACGCGCCTCGCTTCCGGACTCCCGGTCGGTGGGGATCTCGAGTACGCCGACGAGGTCACGCTCGGACGCGCTTTCGAGGGGCGCCGGCTCGTGGGCGGTTGA
- a CDS encoding DNA polymerase III subunit gamma and tau: protein MVTALYRRYRPENFAELIGQSQVTDPLRTALRADRVNHAYLFSGPRGCGKTTSARILARCLNCAQGPTDTPCGVCPSCVELARDGGGSLDVIEIDAASHNGVDDARDLRDRAVFAPARDRYKIFILDEAHMVTPQGFNALLKLVEEPPEHVKFIFATTEPEKVIGTIRSRTHHYPFRLVPPASMLEYVEQLCAQESVSVAPGVLPLVVRAGGGSVRDTLSLLDQLMAGSEDRTIAYDRAVALLGYTDAALLDDVVDALAVADPASAFSAVDRVVQTGQDPRRFVEDLLERLRDLIVVAATNEGAAAVLRGVSPEELETMTRQAAVFGAVGLSRAADIANRALTEMTGATSPRLHLELMVARMLVPESDDSQRGALARVERLERRVGVGDAGGQTGSAPVAVVTSSAPAAAPARTPVAPMPAAPTPASTRATAAAAPASASGTERADDDEQRAVPGAVEVVPTAGSAPSGAGSPSSTGVGAALAASPAVRAVGELGVQQVRDSWPQVVEHVQRARRSAWMVVVTAQVTAFTDDVLTLTFPSQQDVASFKQMTDPKDSVSEYLRAAILDVLGVRVKFVARGPAPAGSNLDAGRPASERQAVPERQATPERQAVPERQATPERQAVPERQPTPERQAVPERQSTPERQSAPESAPAAPTRDGARGSSEQSSAQVPASAGGSAPAAAPAPSRASAAAPAPAPTGPVTDWVVATIPASDPTADAVPDDVEPSWAAPFGVASSPDGTAPAAVAPAGRTGGAPAGAATSAPAAGAVRGPASTPAVAGGPSDVPVDDYPLDDEPYDDGAPFPDPGPSGRSAAGPVPTGGRAPSASAPRGGGTPAPARTAPSAPERPARVPVPGRYGEAVVREILGAQFIEETTLDSSGSGGF, encoded by the coding sequence GTGGTCACCGCCTTGTATCGCCGTTACCGGCCCGAGAACTTCGCCGAACTCATCGGCCAGTCGCAGGTGACCGATCCGCTGCGGACAGCACTCCGGGCAGACCGCGTCAACCACGCCTACCTCTTCAGCGGACCGAGGGGTTGTGGCAAGACCACGTCGGCACGGATCCTCGCGCGGTGTCTCAACTGCGCTCAGGGCCCGACGGACACGCCATGCGGAGTGTGCCCGAGCTGTGTGGAGCTGGCGCGGGACGGCGGTGGGTCGCTCGACGTCATCGAGATCGACGCAGCCAGCCACAACGGCGTGGACGACGCACGCGACCTCCGCGACCGCGCCGTGTTCGCCCCGGCACGCGACCGCTACAAGATCTTCATCCTCGACGAGGCCCACATGGTCACGCCGCAGGGGTTCAACGCACTCCTCAAGTTGGTGGAGGAACCACCGGAGCACGTCAAGTTCATCTTCGCGACGACCGAGCCCGAGAAGGTCATCGGGACCATCCGCTCGCGGACCCACCACTACCCGTTCCGGCTCGTGCCGCCGGCGTCCATGCTCGAGTACGTCGAGCAGCTGTGCGCGCAGGAGTCCGTGTCGGTGGCGCCCGGTGTCCTGCCGCTCGTGGTCCGGGCCGGCGGGGGATCGGTACGGGACACCCTGTCGCTCCTCGACCAGCTGATGGCCGGGAGCGAGGACCGCACGATCGCCTACGACCGCGCGGTCGCACTCCTCGGGTACACCGATGCCGCCCTGCTCGACGACGTCGTCGACGCGCTCGCCGTGGCGGATCCGGCCTCGGCGTTCTCGGCCGTCGACCGCGTCGTGCAGACAGGTCAGGATCCGCGTCGCTTCGTCGAGGACCTGCTCGAACGGCTCCGCGACCTCATCGTCGTCGCCGCCACCAACGAGGGCGCTGCGGCCGTGTTGCGCGGAGTCTCGCCCGAGGAACTCGAGACGATGACGCGGCAGGCGGCCGTCTTCGGCGCGGTCGGGCTCTCGCGCGCGGCCGACATCGCGAACCGTGCGCTCACCGAGATGACCGGCGCGACGTCGCCCCGCCTGCACCTCGAACTCATGGTGGCGCGGATGCTCGTGCCGGAGAGCGACGACAGCCAGCGGGGCGCCCTGGCGCGCGTCGAGCGCCTCGAGCGTCGCGTCGGCGTCGGTGACGCCGGGGGCCAGACCGGTTCTGCGCCCGTCGCTGTCGTCACGTCAAGCGCACCGGCTGCCGCACCCGCGCGGACGCCGGTCGCGCCGATGCCGGCCGCGCCGACCCCCGCTTCGACCCGAGCCACCGCTGCTGCCGCCCCGGCCAGCGCGTCCGGGACCGAACGGGCCGACGATGACGAGCAGCGCGCGGTCCCCGGCGCGGTCGAGGTCGTCCCCACGGCCGGCAGCGCGCCCTCGGGCGCGGGCTCGCCCTCGTCGACCGGCGTCGGCGCGGCGCTCGCGGCCTCGCCGGCGGTCCGGGCCGTCGGCGAGCTGGGCGTGCAACAGGTGCGGGACAGCTGGCCGCAGGTCGTCGAGCACGTGCAGCGCGCTCGGCGGTCCGCCTGGATGGTCGTCGTGACCGCGCAGGTGACCGCCTTCACGGACGACGTCCTCACACTGACGTTCCCGAGTCAGCAGGACGTCGCGTCGTTCAAGCAGATGACCGACCCGAAGGACAGCGTCAGCGAGTACCTCCGGGCCGCCATCCTCGATGTCCTCGGCGTCCGTGTGAAGTTCGTTGCTCGCGGGCCGGCACCCGCCGGGTCGAACCTGGACGCGGGACGGCCCGCATCCGAGCGTCAGGCGGTGCCGGAGCGTCAGGCGACACCCGAGCGTCAGGCGGTGCCGGAGCGTCAGGCGACACCGGAGCGTCAGGCGGTGCCGGAGCGTCAGCCGACACCCGAGCGCCAGGCGGTGCCGGAGCGCCAGTCGACACCCGAGCGCCAGTCGGCGCCCGAGTCCGCACCGGCGGCGCCGACGCGCGACGGCGCTCGCGGATCCTCCGAGCAGAGCAGCGCGCAGGTGCCGGCCTCAGCCGGGGGATCGGCGCCAGCAGCCGCGCCTGCTCCGTCCCGAGCATCCGCAGCCGCGCCGGCCCCCGCGCCCACCGGCCCGGTCACCGACTGGGTGGTCGCGACGATCCCGGCGTCCGATCCCACTGCAGATGCCGTCCCGGACGACGTCGAGCCGTCGTGGGCCGCGCCCTTCGGGGTGGCGTCGAGCCCGGACGGCACGGCACCGGCCGCCGTCGCGCCAGCCGGACGGACGGGCGGTGCGCCCGCGGGTGCCGCGACGAGCGCGCCCGCTGCCGGTGCCGTCCGTGGTCCGGCCAGCACCCCGGCTGTCGCAGGCGGACCGAGCGACGTGCCGGTCGACGACTACCCCCTCGACGACGAGCCCTACGACGACGGAGCGCCGTTCCCGGACCCGGGCCCGTCGGGTCGATCCGCCGCGGGGCCCGTACCCACCGGAGGACGAGCACCGTCGGCGTCCGCGCCCCGCGGGGGCGGCACCCCAGCTCCCGCCCGGACGGCCCCGTCGGCGCCGGAGCGGCCCGCCCGTGTGCCGGTCCCCGGACGCTACGGCGAGGCGGTCGTCCGTGAGATCCTCGGGGCCCAGTTCATCGAGGAGACCACGCTCGACAGCAGCGGGTCCGGAGGCTTCTGA
- a CDS encoding SDR family oxidoreductase, with the protein MKIVIAGGHGKIALLLERLITQAGHDAVGIVRNPAHVADVEATGATAIVRDLEQMDEDDLAVDLEQADAVVFAAGAGPNSGAERKFAVDRDAAILLADAASRVSVPRYVLISAMGADSYDPATAVLPAADDRAVFQVYLRAKAEADANIRARGFQWTIVRPGGLLDTPGQGTVRAGTEVPRGSVSRADVAAVVLEALLAGAAIGRQFELTSGDVPIHEALAAL; encoded by the coding sequence ATGAAGATCGTCATCGCCGGAGGACACGGCAAGATCGCCCTGCTGCTCGAACGACTCATCACGCAGGCGGGACACGACGCGGTCGGGATCGTCCGCAACCCGGCGCATGTCGCCGACGTCGAGGCCACCGGCGCGACCGCGATCGTCCGGGATCTCGAGCAGATGGACGAGGACGACCTGGCGGTGGACCTCGAGCAGGCCGACGCCGTCGTGTTCGCGGCGGGCGCCGGACCGAACAGCGGTGCCGAACGCAAGTTCGCGGTCGACCGCGACGCCGCGATCCTGCTCGCCGACGCCGCCTCGCGGGTCTCGGTGCCGCGGTACGTGCTCATCTCGGCCATGGGCGCCGACTCGTACGACCCGGCCACGGCGGTCCTGCCGGCCGCGGACGACCGCGCGGTGTTCCAGGTCTACCTGCGGGCGAAGGCGGAGGCGGACGCGAACATCCGCGCACGCGGGTTCCAGTGGACGATCGTGCGTCCCGGAGGTCTCCTCGACACCCCGGGCCAGGGCACCGTCCGCGCCGGCACCGAGGTGCCCCGTGGTTCCGTCTCGCGGGCCGACGTCGCGGCGGTCGTCCTGGAGGCCCTGCTCGCGGGTGCCGCGATCGGTCGCCAGTTCGAGCTCACGTCGGGCGACGTGCCGATCCACGAGGCGCTCGCGGCGCTCTGA
- a CDS encoding acetate kinase has translation MTTALVVNSGSSSFKYQLIELEGERMLASGLVERIGESSGATKHTNAVTGKSTSNDDAHVPDHAAGFRAMLDAFAAVGPSFDDEPPAVVGHRVVHGGTDFDRATVITPEVEARIDALSALAPLHNPANLEGIRAAQHVFADVPQVAVFDTAFHQTMPPEAYTYAIPADLAQRYAIRRYGAHGTSHKYVSEQTAVFLGRPLEQLKTIVLHLGNGASAAAIDGGRSIETSMGLTPLEGLVMGTRSGDLDPAILIHLHREAGMSFEDLDTMLNKQSGLLGLTGNGDMRDVQSDASEGDDRAEAALAVYRHRIRRYVGAYTAQLGGLDAVVFTAGVGENNALLRRRVLAGLEHLGIEVDHDRNDLHSSRARRISTDHSRVAVLVIPTNEELEIARQSAAVALH, from the coding sequence GTGACCACAGCACTCGTCGTCAACTCCGGATCGAGCTCCTTCAAGTACCAGCTCATCGAGCTCGAGGGGGAGCGCATGCTCGCGTCCGGGCTGGTCGAGCGCATCGGGGAGTCCTCCGGCGCCACCAAGCACACGAACGCCGTGACCGGCAAGTCCACCTCGAACGACGACGCCCACGTGCCGGACCACGCCGCCGGGTTCCGCGCGATGCTCGACGCCTTCGCCGCCGTCGGACCCTCGTTCGACGACGAGCCGCCCGCCGTCGTCGGCCACCGGGTCGTCCACGGCGGCACCGACTTCGACCGCGCCACCGTCATCACGCCCGAGGTCGAAGCGCGGATCGACGCCCTGTCCGCCCTCGCACCGCTGCACAACCCGGCCAACCTCGAGGGGATCCGGGCCGCACAGCACGTGTTCGCAGACGTGCCGCAGGTCGCCGTCTTCGACACCGCGTTCCACCAGACCATGCCGCCGGAGGCCTACACGTACGCGATCCCGGCGGACCTCGCGCAGCGCTACGCGATCCGGCGGTACGGCGCGCACGGGACGAGCCACAAGTACGTGTCCGAGCAGACCGCGGTGTTCCTCGGCCGCCCGCTCGAGCAGCTCAAGACGATCGTCCTGCACCTCGGCAACGGGGCGTCCGCGGCCGCGATCGACGGAGGGCGCAGCATCGAGACGTCGATGGGCCTGACGCCGCTCGAGGGGCTCGTCATGGGGACCCGCTCGGGCGACCTCGACCCCGCGATCCTCATCCACCTGCACCGCGAGGCAGGCATGTCCTTCGAGGACCTCGACACCATGCTCAACAAGCAGTCGGGCCTGCTCGGACTCACCGGGAACGGGGACATGCGGGACGTCCAGAGCGACGCGTCCGAGGGCGACGACCGGGCGGAGGCGGCGCTCGCCGTCTACCGGCACCGGATCCGCCGGTACGTCGGCGCGTACACCGCCCAGCTCGGCGGCCTCGACGCCGTCGTGTTCACGGCGGGTGTGGGCGAGAACAACGCGCTCCTGCGGCGCCGGGTCCTCGCCGGGCTCGAGCACCTGGGGATCGAGGTCGACCACGACCGCAACGACCTGCACTCCAGCCGTGCGCGGCGGATCTCGACCGACCACTCCCGGGTCGCGGTGCTCGTGATCCCGACGAACGAGGAGCTGGAGATCGCGCGGCAGTCCGCCGCTGTGGCACTGCACTGA